Part of the Candidatus Moraniibacteriota bacterium genome is shown below.
AGCCGCGACTGGCGGTGTCACTACGATTGTCTTATTTTTCGATTTCTCGCCAAACCATGCCTGTCCCTCGCGGAGCATACGCCACTGGAAATCATAGGTTCCCGGCTTCTCTGGTGCCGTCACTGTGAAACCAAACGTAATCTTCTTCTTCGGTTCCACGGTCTTCCCCGGAAAAATGAAGACTCTCCCACCCCACGTCGCATTGTCCTGCGGATTTTGCGACCCGAGCCGGTATCCGGATTCATCCGACCACGTCGTTGTTCCAGCATTTTTCAGAGATACTGACACTGTGTATTTTTGCCCAGCAACCATGGTATCTGGAACATCTTGATCATCAAACTCCGCATCATCCTGTTCTTCTTTCTTCCCCCCTTCCGAAATAGAAATGCCCTTCATTCGCACAGGCTCTTGAATCGATATCGCTTTCTCGACGTCGATACCCTCAATTGGAATCGACCGAAGAAGTTCATTCATCGTGTCCTCATCCTTGCACGAATATCGATTGTCTGGGGAATAAAAACTCTTCTTGGCACCATAACAACCACCGTTCTTGTCATACAGTGTCGCGAGGAATGGAAAAAGGAAACCGGTTTTTTCTTTAGGATCGTTAAATTTCTCAGAAAGTTTCTTCAACGTCTTTGCTCGATCATCCCGATTCATGCCAGCAAACACACTCATGTCATCACCGGCAATTCCACTCCAATCCAAATGGAGAAGCACCATATTAGCATGAGAGAGATAGCGACTATTCCACAAAAGCGCCCAACACCAACCTTGCGATTCATATCGCGAAGCGCAAGGCTTCTCTTCGACATCTCCGTCCTTAGTGACACCAACACCGCCCTCGATATAATCGAAAAGGTCGAGATATTTCTTACTCGTAATCGTATTCGTCTGCGCTCCAATAGCGATTTTCATCCGTTTCGAACGAGCATATTGACGCATTTCTTCGAGAATACCCGACGCGCCACTTCGATCAGCATCTTGAAAAGCAATCTGACCAAAAAGGAAACTCCGAATCCCGATATCCATAGCCTTCCGCGTAATATCTCGCACATACGCACGATAGTCATCACTCGCAAAAGACGCCTTGCAGGTATTATCCCCCCAAAACCCCTCACTCTTCTCTTGGCACATATCTGAAAACTTCAAAACACGATTCTCAACAGAAGAATAGTATTCTGCTTTCGTATTGAGCGCTTCTGAGATGAACATTCCGTACACTACATCCGGCTTCGTAATGAGCTGTTGTGTCCGACGGGCAAGCTCAAAATCAGGCGGGTTAAGCCACGATTCAAGCGCGCGGTGCAAGTACAAACATTCGGAGCGATTAATAAGGTCGACCGACGCCCGTGTGTCACCGCCATATCCAGAGAGAAGTCCATCTGCCACACATCCTCGTCGTTTCATAACCTCAAGCAAATCTGCCGGACGATCAATGCTTGCATTTGACTCAGTCTCGATGTCAAGCGAAACAATCCACACGAGACTAATAACCGTACCAGCAATAAACGCAAGAAGTAGCGCCCCCTTCCACGTCTTCACGCGAGTCCGCTTCATGGAAATATAGGTGCGCCCCCACCAGCTGTGAATTTCCCGCGTCACCATGTCAATCTCCCGAATTTTTGGTTCCCGATGATCGTCGGAAAAGCGAGGTATCTGATTCATATGCCTTCACTATAGCAAAAAAACCTCTCCAAAGGAAAGATTTTTGTCGGCAAGAGCAGAATTTATACACGTCAAAACCAAATCTCTTCTTTATTTCGAGAACTTACCCACATAGTAGGCAACATCAGAAACCCATTTCTCTTCCGATAAATCAAGTGGCGCGTCCAAGAAGCCTCGTTTCCACACAACCAGCTTTCGAGGCGTATCAAGCCCCTGATCAATCATGAGTGTCCGCAATCTCGCCCCGACAACAACAACTGCTTCTTGAGGTGAGGCAAAACAACTGTAGCCAGAGGCTGTCGTGTTTTCTGGACCACGATATCCCCAATAGTTATAGCAATCACGCCCGTCCTTCTGTGGCGCCACCGATCCCCAATTGCTCTCCTTCTTGGCGATAGCAACAAGGAAAACCGCCACATCGCGATCCTGCTCCAAGAGCGCTGGAACCATCTTCCTCATCGGATGTCCAAAGACAAGCGCCTGCAACTTGAGTTCAAAGAAACTCTTTGGTAATCGCATCTCAGAAATCTCATCTGCTGCATATTTCCCAAACGACGAAACAAACACCGTCACGCCAAGTGCCACAAAAAGAAACCCTGCCAGAAAAATATGACTCCAATCCGAGCGCTGAAAAAATGACATTGATGGAGAATGTTTTGTTTTTGACACACGCTGTCCACAAGAAAAAACGAGATCCTCCTCGACTTTTGAAATATCCAAGAGCGAGAGACGGGAATCGAACCCGCATATCTAGCTTGGAAGGCTAGCGTACTACCACTGTACTACTCTCGCTGACCACAGCAATGTCGCCAGTATACCGTCCGGAAAGCATTTTTGTAAAGCTCTCCCGCAAGAAACTACAGTCCTACAAACGGATCCTGCTTAATAGCATCTTTCTCGATACCATACCCTGCAAGAAGCACCTCCATCGCCTTTGTAAAGCTCGGGGTGCCCACAAGATAGTAAATTGGTGCTTTCACATTTGGAAGATGCTTCGCAATCATCTCATCACAAATAAATCCGCGATCAGCATCCCACACGCACACCGATCGATCCGTTTCCGTCATAGTAAATATCGGGTGATACGAAATATTTGGAAACGTTTTCAGCTCGTCGAGAAATGGTGTATCTTCCGGTCGATAATTCGAATAGAAAAGAAAGAACTCTCGTGTATTGCTATCATGATTTGCCTGTCGCAAAATACTCCGAGCAGGCGTAATCCCAATACCGCCAACAAGAAACACGATTGGTCGCTGATCACCCGAGAGGAGAGTAAATTGTCCAATCGGTGCGCCAACCAGCATCTCATCTCCTGGCGAAAGCGCTGCGATTGTTTTCTTGTAGCCACTTTCCGAGATTCGCATCGCAAAAAGTAAATGATCCTCATAGGGCGCCGACGCAATTGACATACAGCGATTCACTCCTCGGGAGTCGTCTTCAACAAGCTTCGGAACGGCGAGCACACTATATTGTCCCGCTACAAAAGAAAAATCTACTGGTTTCTCGAGCTTCACCGCAAGAGTATTCTCTGCTACCTCAGAAATTTCCAGAACTCTTGTTGAGAACGTTTTCATACTCGTAAAGACAAGCAAATAACACTTCTCCACCTTGTCGGGCCGCTGGGAATCGAACCCAGTCTACATGCTCCCAAAGCACGCGTACTACCGGTATACGACGGCCCGAATACTCAATCATCCCTCTTGCAATTGCACACAGACTAAGAGCCTTTTTTTAAAAAAGCGTCAAAATGTGCACCTTGCGCACTGTTTTTCAGAAAAAACAAGTATATCTTAACAGAATCCTAAGAAACATTCCTCATCAGGCTTGACCCATGACTTCCCTAGAGTACCAGTGAGTTCGAAAAAGCACAAATCCCCCTCCCGGGGGATTGTATGCTTCTATCTTTTGTTTTGTCTACTTTACAGAATCTTTCAACGTCTTTCCAGCTGTAAATTTAGGAACGGTCATTGCTGGGATATTAATCTTCGCCTTGGTCTGCGGGTTGATACCCACGCGAGCAGCACGATTTGAAACACGGAACGTTCCAAAGCCAGTCACCGTCACCTTGTTGCCAGCACGCAATTCCGCCGTCACCACATCCACAAACGCCTCAATTACCGCGCTAACATCTCTCTTTGAGAGATCTGTCTTCTCGACAATCGCATGCGTCAGCATGTCCTTGTTAATGTTCTTTGCCATAGTCTCCACCTACCTTTCTAGATTGTCCGTAAACAGAAAAAGTTCTTTCGTCCTCTTTCCGCCCAGGGTTTCGTTTTATGCCCCATCATTTTAGCCTCTCCCCAAAAAGAAAGCAAATGCGCTCAAAAAATACGACTCACTTTACCGCGCATATTCCACCGCGCGCATTTCACGAAACACGATAACACGGATCTCGCCCGGATATTTTAATTCCTCTTCAATACGCTTTGAAATATCTTTGGCAAGCTTCATAGCGCCGAGATCATTCGTCTTCTCCGGACTAACAAAAATACGAACTTCTCGCCCTGCCGAGAGCGCATAGGAACGCTCGACTTCATCAAACGTATTGATAAGCGCTTCAAGCTCTTCGAGTCGTTTGATGTATTTCTCCGCCGTCTCTTTCCGAGCACCCGGACGCGCCGCCGAGATAGCATCAGCCGCGGTCACAATATACGACTCAAGCGATGAGTGAGGAAATTCGTCATGATGGCAGCGCATTGCCTCTGCCACTTCCTTCGCCACACCAAATTTCTCAAGAATCCGAATGCCAATCTTCACATGCGTACCCTCAATCTCATGATCAACTGCCTTGCCAATATCATGGAGAAGTCCTGCCTTCTTCGCGACCGCTACATTGCCACCAAGCTCAGACGCAAGTGCGCCCGCAATAGCCGACACCTCGAGCGAATGCGTCAGCACATTCTGCTTATAGCTATAACGAAAACGAAGTCGCCCGAGAATATAGAGAAGCTTTGGGTGAAGCCCGGGGACACCCGCATCATAGGCAGCTGTCTCCCCTGCCTCGCGAATATTTTCATCTACCTGTTTCTTCGCTTCTTCTACTACTTCTTCAATACGCGCCGGATGAATCCGTCCATCGGCAATAAGTTTTTCGAGAGCAATCTTCGCCGTTTCACGTCGCACCGGGTCAAATCCCGAAATCAACACAGTCTCTGGTGTATCGTCAACGATAAGCTCTACGCCGGTCAACTTCTCGAGTGTCCGAATATTCCGTCCTTCTTTTCCAATAATCTTCCCCTTCACGTCATCCGAAGGAAGTTGCACTGTTGTCGTCGTAAATTCCGATACATGTGAACGGGAATAGCGCTGAATCACCTGCGCCATAACAGACATCGCCTTTCGCTCCATTTCTTCCTCACCCTCTTTTTGAAGCTTCGACATGCGCTTCACAATGACGTCTTGATTCTCCTCTTCCATGAGTTGGAAAAGAATATCCTTCGCTTCTTCTTTGCTCAATCCAGCTATTTTTTGAAGGCGAAGCATCTCTTCTTCACGAGCCTTCTCTGTTTCCGTACGAATTGCTTGAACTTCCTCTGCTTTTTTTTCGATAACTTTCCGAGAACGATCCAGTTCAGCATTTCGAGCGTCGAGCGCTTCTTCTCTCGACTCGATGCGGCGCTCCAGACGAAGGATCTGATCTTCCCGCTCCTTTTCTTTTTGCTTCGTTTCCTCAAGAATCTGCACTGATTTCTTCTTTGCTTCAAGCAAAATATCTTCTGCTCGTTTTGAAGCGTCAGCAGTCATTTGTTCGGCTTTTCCTTCTGCAGTCGAGAGCTGGCGCTTTGCGATACTCTGTCGAGCAAGATAGCCCAAAACCGAGCCCGCAGAAAGCGTGAGCATGGTCAAGAGCACTAACGTAAGATCGGAGGACATATGATTATCGTCCGTCCGCAACAAGACACAAAGACTAAAATACTGATGAAGAGCGTGCTCTCAGAAAATACCTGTTCTACACGCGACTTTCTACACAAAATTTCGAGAACACAAACAAAGAAAATCAAAAAGTATCATAGACAAAGAAGACTTGTTGGAAACGGAAGACTAAACGAGTTAAATACAGGCTACGCCCCATCATAAAACGAGACCAGTCTTTTGTCAAAGAAGCGCCAAAATGATAAGATGATGGAGACACTTGCGATTGCAAAACATAAAATCAACAAATCCAAGCAAAGAAAGAACTCGCAAACATCGCGAAAGTCTCCTGTCAGAAATTTCCAAATTTACATCGTATTCTATGTATCGACCGCTTGTACTCGTCGTCCTCGACGGATGGGGACTCAGCAGCAGCACGCAAGGAAATCCAATTCGCGAAGCAACACTGCCCACCATCGACAAACTCAACAAATACTACCCCATGACCGCACTCCAGGCATCGGGCATTGCCGTGGGACTCCCTTGGAATACTCCCGGAAACAGCGAGGTTGGACACATGACTATCGGCTCCGGGCGCGTTATCTATCAAAATCTCCCTCGAATATCTCTCGCTGTACAGGATGGTTCGTTTTTCAAAAATGAAGCATTTGTAAGTGCTATGTCGCGCGTCAAGGAAAATGGCGGCGCACTGCACATCATGGGACTTGTCGGCGAAGGTTCCGTCCATTCGAACAAAGACCACCTTTATATGCTCCTCCAAATGGCCGCGCAAAACGGTCTTACCAAGGTTTTCATTCACGCATTCACTGATGGACGCGACTCTCCGCCAACATCCGGCGTACACACGCTCAAAGAAGTCATCTCCCGTACCACCATGCTTGGTGTCGGCACACTCGCGAGTATCGGTGGCAGGAACTGGGGCATGGATCGCAACAACAACTGGGAGCGTGTTGAGAGGGCATACCGAGTTTTCACCGAAGGTGCTCCCACAACCGAAGATTTCATTGCCTATACAGAAGCATCCTACCAAAAGGGCATCACTGATGAGTACATCGAACCAGTTGCACTCTCCCAAAATGGGAAGCCCGTAGGCATCATACAAGACGGGGATTCGATTATCTTCTTCAACTATCGCGAAGATCGCGCGCGAGAAATGACCAAAGCTTTCTCAGTACCCGATTTCGACAACTTTCCAAGACCAAAGAAACTCGACGTCG
Proteins encoded:
- a CDS encoding HU family DNA-binding protein, coding for MNKDMLTHAIVEKTDLSKRDVSAVIEAFVDVVTAELRAGNKVTVTGFGTFRVSNRAARVGINPQTKAKINIPAMTVPKFTAGKTLKDSVK
- a CDS encoding FAD-dependent oxidoreductase — protein: MKTFSTRVLEISEVAENTLAVKLEKPVDFSFVAGQYSVLAVPKLVEDDSRGVNRCMSIASAPYEDHLLFAMRISESGYKKTIAALSPGDEMLVGAPIGQFTLLSGDQRPIVFLVGGIGITPARSILRQANHDSNTREFFLFYSNYRPEDTPFLDELKTFPNISYHPIFTMTETDRSVCVWDADRGFICDEMIAKHLPNVKAPIYYLVGTPSFTKAMEVLLAGYGIEKDAIKQDPFVGL
- the rny gene encoding ribonuclease Y; amino-acid sequence: MSSDLTLVLLTMLTLSAGSVLGYLARQSIAKRQLSTAEGKAEQMTADASKRAEDILLEAKKKSVQILEETKQKEKEREDQILRLERRIESREEALDARNAELDRSRKVIEKKAEEVQAIRTETEKAREEEMLRLQKIAGLSKEEAKDILFQLMEEENQDVIVKRMSKLQKEGEEEMERKAMSVMAQVIQRYSRSHVSEFTTTTVQLPSDDVKGKIIGKEGRNIRTLEKLTGVELIVDDTPETVLISGFDPVRRETAKIALEKLIADGRIHPARIEEVVEEAKKQVDENIREAGETAAYDAGVPGLHPKLLYILGRLRFRYSYKQNVLTHSLEVSAIAGALASELGGNVAVAKKAGLLHDIGKAVDHEIEGTHVKIGIRILEKFGVAKEVAEAMRCHHDEFPHSSLESYIVTAADAISAARPGARKETAEKYIKRLEELEALINTFDEVERSYALSAGREVRIFVSPEKTNDLGAMKLAKDISKRIEEELKYPGEIRVIVFREMRAVEYAR
- a CDS encoding 2,3-bisphosphoglycerate-independent phosphoglycerate mutase, which translates into the protein MYRPLVLVVLDGWGLSSSTQGNPIREATLPTIDKLNKYYPMTALQASGIAVGLPWNTPGNSEVGHMTIGSGRVIYQNLPRISLAVQDGSFFKNEAFVSAMSRVKENGGALHIMGLVGEGSVHSNKDHLYMLLQMAAQNGLTKVFIHAFTDGRDSPPTSGVHTLKEVISRTTMLGVGTLASIGGRNWGMDRNNNWERVERAYRVFTEGAPTTEDFIAYTEASYQKGITDEYIEPVALSQNGKPVGIIQDGDSIIFFNYREDRAREMTKAFSVPDFDNFPRPKKLDVDFVTMTEYERNLPVHVAFAPEKVTNTLGEVLSKHGKIQLRIAETEKYAHVTYFFNGGTEKAWPGEERMLVPSPSVAHFDEIPEMSSAETTSKTIEAVRSGKYDFILLNYASPDMVGHTGNEQASIEAVESTDKCLSLLIPAVLQAGGALLITADHGNVEEVRNLKTGEKDTEHSKNPVPLWFITANNHREKSAEEMVREETQIEGLLSDIAPTILDLMEIEKPEEIHSQSLLRLFQKK
- a CDS encoding glucosaminidase domain-containing protein, which produces MSKTKHSPSMSFFQRSDWSHIFLAGFLFVALGVTVFVSSFGKYAADEISEMRLPKSFFELKLQALVFGHPMRKMVPALLEQDRDVAVFLVAIAKKESNWGSVAPQKDGRDCYNYWGYRGPENTTASGYSCFASPQEAVVVVGARLRTLMIDQGLDTPRKLVVWKRGFLDAPLDLSEEKWVSDVAYYVGKFSK